One window from the genome of Leptospira broomii serovar Hurstbridge str. 5399 encodes:
- a CDS encoding GNAT family N-acetyltransferase codes for MSKIEITLRAASRSDLEELTELFELYRLFYGLKSDSTNTKRFLEDRLLHKDSILLVAEDSNELKGFAQIYPTFSSLQMRKDFILNDLYIRESVRRNGIAKKLLEEAASTIRKLGGKGMSLETSPDNRAARKLYESFGFRLSEEYLHYYWLVPVEK; via the coding sequence ATGTCCAAAATAGAAATTACTCTTCGTGCCGCAAGCCGATCCGATTTGGAGGAGCTGACGGAATTATTCGAATTATATCGTTTATTTTACGGATTGAAATCCGATTCTACGAATACGAAACGATTTTTGGAAGATCGCCTTTTGCATAAAGATTCGATATTGCTCGTCGCCGAAGATTCGAATGAGCTTAAAGGTTTTGCGCAGATTTATCCGACTTTTTCTTCATTACAAATGAGGAAGGACTTTATTCTAAACGATTTATACATCCGGGAATCAGTTCGAAGAAACGGAATCGCAAAAAAACTCTTGGAAGAGGCAGCCTCAACGATCCGCAAATTGGGTGGAAAAGGAATGAGTCTGGAAACATCTCCGGATAATCGGGCAGCTAGAAAATTATATGAAAGTTTCGGATTTCGTTTAAGCGAAGAATATCTGCATTACTACTGGCTTGTGCCGGTCGAAAAGTAG
- a CDS encoding response regulator produces MDIPFSSASNEISDISQRVLIAATQVSVISTDLNGIILSFNPGSEIMLGYSADEVVGKCTPDIFHDEAEVEERGRELYKKYNRKVSGFEVLVEDARNGNFEARDWIYVRKDGSRLTVRLIVTPMRESNGELIGFMGIARDISEQKKREEQLLFQKRLGEIITRSLSEYILEFDSGSTFSKLLHAILDLTKSEYGFIAEAILDSEGSSYIKTRAIAQISSEEDIQKFVSANSSKGLEFRKLNSIFGSVALSQNPIIINDPKKAEAVPEGHPKLGTFLGVPFEIKGRMIGILVIANCKSGYDERLCEDLQPLLKTIAHIIEAIRNEERRRETEQALKKSEERSQKLVNALPDLLFIMDKESRIISYHAPKLEDLYVPPNEFLGKKMSELLPRELAQNIMQKLDLVLAFGKGESLKYSLGFPEGQKFFEARMFPYDSETAIFIIRNITEQKDAEEELQKSELFLARTQSLGKIGGWNYNFKTQKRSWTKEIYNILEIDKDTDPNLIQVIDLYVKADRVKIISAFEEIREGKSFDLELQITTSSGTAKWVRGVGSPIWDSEQREVIGLNGSLQDVTDKVIARKELESAKEAAESALRAKSDFLANMSHEIRTPMNGILGLTDLLLSNDPNGVNRHYLETLRYSANSLLDVLNDILDFSKIESGKLSIDYSEFSPGELLGPSLRIFADKLTEKKVKLIYSEINMPSRIESDPVKFRQILINLLSNAAKFTHNGKIEVCLEMDPSPAEKEDSSILKLTVSDTGIGISSEKLDKIFESFTQADGSTSRKYGGTGLGLSICKSLALLLEGEIHVESKEGKGSSFQLRIPVRAVGKEESDSLKAVPGTRILIFGEDLESLEILRELLKLNGAETFVVSNESDLFDSLKSTSAPVDMIILENHLPVLKGISIAKDIRNYSEYSHLPIYLLTFSSELGLIGEARRDLEIAGYLVKPVIPSEIRAFLSKKENAVLGFLSARKALPDKKEPRVLRKNSRILIVEDNEVNRLVLQRNLQKLGAEVISAENGKVALDFFFKERIDLILLDIQMPVMDGFELATRIRAWENENPNLPRMPLIAVSAGTVSGEREKCLTLGIDKFVAKPYKTDEISEAVLSLLHD; encoded by the coding sequence ATGGATATTCCCTTCTCTTCCGCTTCGAACGAAATTTCCGATATAAGTCAGCGAGTATTAATCGCCGCAACCCAGGTGTCGGTAATTTCAACGGATCTAAACGGGATAATTCTTTCCTTTAATCCAGGCTCCGAGATTATGTTGGGTTATTCCGCCGACGAAGTCGTAGGGAAGTGTACCCCTGACATCTTCCATGACGAAGCCGAAGTCGAGGAAAGGGGCCGCGAATTATATAAAAAATATAACCGGAAAGTTTCAGGTTTTGAAGTCTTGGTGGAAGATGCTCGAAATGGAAACTTCGAGGCAAGAGATTGGATTTACGTTCGCAAAGATGGATCCCGTCTCACCGTTCGTCTCATTGTTACTCCGATGCGGGAGTCTAACGGTGAACTAATCGGGTTTATGGGGATTGCTAGGGATATTAGCGAACAAAAGAAACGGGAAGAACAGCTCCTTTTTCAAAAACGTTTAGGCGAGATTATAACCCGATCATTATCCGAATATATTTTAGAATTCGACTCCGGTTCGACTTTTTCGAAGTTACTTCACGCGATTTTAGATCTTACGAAAAGTGAATACGGTTTTATTGCGGAAGCGATTCTGGATTCGGAAGGATCTTCTTATATCAAAACTCGAGCAATTGCGCAAATTTCCTCGGAAGAAGATATACAAAAATTCGTTAGCGCGAATTCCAGCAAAGGGTTGGAATTTAGAAAGTTAAACAGCATATTCGGTTCCGTTGCTCTTTCTCAAAATCCGATCATCATTAATGACCCTAAGAAGGCGGAAGCAGTACCGGAGGGACATCCGAAGTTAGGAACTTTCTTAGGCGTCCCATTTGAAATTAAAGGAAGAATGATCGGCATTCTAGTAATCGCAAATTGCAAAAGCGGATATGATGAAAGACTCTGCGAAGATCTACAACCGCTTCTTAAAACCATCGCTCATATCATCGAAGCGATCCGTAATGAAGAAAGAAGACGGGAAACGGAACAAGCTCTTAAGAAAAGCGAGGAAAGAAGCCAAAAATTAGTCAACGCGCTGCCGGATTTACTTTTTATCATGGATAAAGAATCCAGGATCATAAGTTATCATGCCCCTAAATTGGAGGATCTTTATGTTCCGCCGAACGAATTTCTCGGTAAAAAAATGTCGGAACTTCTTCCCAGGGAATTGGCGCAAAATATCATGCAAAAACTCGATCTAGTCTTGGCTTTCGGCAAAGGCGAATCCTTAAAATATTCCCTCGGGTTCCCGGAAGGTCAGAAATTTTTCGAGGCTAGAATGTTCCCTTATGACTCGGAAACGGCGATCTTTATAATCAGGAATATAACCGAACAAAAAGATGCGGAAGAGGAGCTTCAAAAAAGCGAATTATTTTTAGCGAGAACACAAAGTCTAGGGAAAATCGGAGGTTGGAATTACAATTTCAAAACCCAGAAAAGATCGTGGACAAAAGAAATATATAATATATTAGAAATTGATAAAGATACGGACCCCAATCTCATTCAAGTCATCGACCTTTACGTAAAAGCGGATAGGGTTAAGATAATTTCCGCTTTCGAAGAAATCAGAGAAGGAAAAAGTTTCGATTTGGAATTGCAGATTACGACCTCTTCCGGGACGGCAAAGTGGGTTCGAGGAGTCGGTTCTCCGATTTGGGATTCGGAACAGCGAGAGGTTATCGGTCTAAACGGATCATTGCAGGATGTTACTGATAAGGTAATAGCTAGAAAGGAATTGGAAAGTGCAAAAGAAGCCGCGGAATCCGCACTAAGAGCTAAAAGCGATTTCTTAGCAAATATGAGCCATGAAATCAGAACGCCGATGAACGGAATTCTGGGTTTGACTGACTTGTTGCTTTCGAACGATCCTAACGGTGTAAATCGTCACTACTTGGAAACGTTGCGATATTCCGCCAATTCTCTTTTGGACGTATTGAATGATATATTGGATTTTTCTAAAATTGAGTCCGGAAAATTATCAATAGATTATTCGGAGTTTTCTCCGGGGGAACTGCTCGGACCTTCATTAAGGATATTTGCAGATAAGCTAACCGAAAAGAAAGTTAAGCTAATCTATTCTGAAATAAATATGCCCTCGCGGATCGAAAGCGACCCGGTTAAATTTAGACAAATTTTAATCAATCTACTCTCGAACGCGGCCAAGTTTACTCATAATGGAAAGATTGAAGTTTGCTTAGAAATGGACCCTTCTCCTGCGGAGAAAGAAGATTCCTCTATCTTGAAATTAACGGTGTCCGATACCGGAATTGGAATTTCATCGGAAAAATTGGATAAAATTTTCGAAAGCTTTACTCAGGCAGACGGTTCTACTTCTAGGAAATACGGAGGAACGGGTTTAGGATTAAGCATTTGTAAAAGTCTAGCCTTACTTTTGGAGGGTGAAATCCATGTCGAGAGTAAGGAAGGGAAGGGAAGTTCTTTTCAGCTCCGTATTCCTGTGCGAGCAGTCGGGAAAGAGGAAAGCGATTCTCTAAAAGCGGTTCCAGGAACGCGAATTCTTATCTTTGGCGAGGACTTAGAGTCTTTGGAAATTCTGCGAGAGTTATTGAAGCTCAATGGAGCGGAGACGTTCGTAGTAAGCAACGAATCCGACTTATTTGATTCATTAAAATCGACAAGCGCTCCGGTCGACATGATAATACTGGAAAACCATCTTCCGGTTTTAAAAGGAATTAGCATCGCTAAAGATATTCGTAATTATTCCGAATATTCTCATTTACCGATTTATTTACTTACATTTTCTTCCGAACTGGGTTTGATCGGCGAAGCAAGAAGGGATCTAGAAATTGCCGGATATTTAGTGAAACCGGTAATTCCCTCGGAAATACGAGCCTTCCTTTCAAAGAAAGAAAACGCAGTACTCGGCTTTCTCTCGGCGCGTAAAGCTCTTCCCGATAAAAAAGAGCCGCGGGTGCTTCGAAAAAATTCTCGGATACTTATAGTAGAAGACAACGAGGTAAATCGTCTAGTCTTGCAGCGTAATTTGCAGAAACTGGGTGCCGAAGTGATTTCGGCCGAAAATGGAAAAGTCGCACTCGATTTCTTTTTTAAAGAACGAATCGACTTGATTCTTTTAGACATTCAGATGCCTGTGATGGATGGATTTGAATTGGCGACTCGAATTAGAGCCTGGGAAAACGAAAATCCCAATCTTCCTCGCATGCCCTTGATTGCGGTATCTGCCGGAACAGTCAGCGGCGAACGGGAAAAATGTCTCACTCTCGGGATTGATAAATTTGTAGCCAAACCGTATAAGACCGATGAGATCAGCGAGGCGGTTTTAAGCCTCCTGCACGATTAA
- the gatB gene encoding Asp-tRNA(Asn)/Glu-tRNA(Gln) amidotransferase subunit GatB gives MQYEVVIGLEVHAQLNTESKVFSTSPTKFGAPPNSQVSAVCLGLPGSLPVLNEEALNKAIMAGLAFGSDITLHTKFDRKNYFYPDLPKGYQISQFDRPICQGGGVSFTVKGEEKPKYVHLTRIHIEEDAGKLIHSADQNVHQSYVDLNRAGTPLIEIVSEPELRSSDEAYHYLLSLKSILRYIRVSDCNMEEGSLRCDANVSIRPIGSDKFGTRVEIKNLNSFKAVKAAIDYEVEWQTEMLSQGKTFQQQTKLWDSAANITVTMRTKEMSHDYRYFPDPDLPSIILTKETVENIRKTLPELPDARRSRFIEKLGLPKYDAEVLTAEREIADYYEEALQVSGDPKRTSNWVKDEVLGIVNKESITISEFNVGPKRIGKLVKLIADGKISGKIGKTVFEEMLSNEKDPEIIVTEKNLIVVRDDKEIERIVDEAIAANEDAVQKYKSGKDRALGAIVGYIMKVSKGKADPNLVNQMLLDKLGPLPPKS, from the coding sequence GTGCAATACGAAGTAGTGATCGGTCTGGAAGTCCACGCACAACTCAATACGGAATCCAAAGTTTTCTCCACCAGCCCTACAAAATTCGGCGCCCCGCCCAATTCACAAGTCTCGGCCGTTTGCCTCGGTTTACCGGGATCACTTCCCGTACTAAACGAAGAAGCTTTAAATAAAGCGATCATGGCCGGTTTAGCCTTCGGTTCTGACATTACTCTCCATACTAAATTTGATCGAAAGAATTATTTTTATCCGGATTTGCCGAAAGGTTATCAAATATCTCAATTTGACCGGCCGATTTGTCAAGGTGGCGGGGTTTCCTTTACCGTCAAAGGCGAGGAAAAACCGAAATATGTACATCTCACTCGAATTCATATCGAAGAAGATGCTGGAAAACTTATCCACTCTGCCGATCAAAATGTTCACCAATCTTACGTTGATTTGAATCGCGCGGGAACTCCTTTGATCGAAATCGTTTCAGAACCGGAGCTCCGTTCCTCGGATGAAGCATATCATTACCTTCTTTCCCTTAAGTCCATTCTCAGATATATTCGCGTTTCTGATTGCAATATGGAAGAAGGATCTCTTCGCTGTGACGCGAACGTCTCTATTCGTCCGATAGGTTCGGATAAATTCGGAACGCGGGTGGAAATCAAGAATTTGAACTCGTTTAAAGCGGTCAAGGCCGCCATTGACTATGAAGTCGAATGGCAAACTGAAATGCTATCTCAAGGAAAAACATTTCAGCAACAAACCAAACTTTGGGATTCCGCGGCCAATATCACCGTAACGATGAGAACCAAAGAGATGAGTCACGATTATAGGTATTTTCCGGATCCCGATCTTCCTTCCATAATACTAACCAAAGAAACCGTGGAAAATATCCGTAAAACATTGCCGGAATTGCCGGATGCCAGAAGGAGTCGATTTATCGAAAAACTTGGACTCCCTAAGTATGACGCGGAAGTGCTTACGGCAGAAAGGGAAATCGCAGATTATTATGAAGAAGCTTTGCAAGTTTCCGGCGATCCGAAACGGACCTCCAATTGGGTAAAAGACGAAGTTCTTGGAATCGTTAATAAGGAAAGCATTACTATTTCTGAATTTAATGTCGGACCGAAACGAATCGGAAAATTGGTTAAATTAATCGCAGACGGTAAAATTTCAGGAAAAATCGGAAAAACCGTTTTTGAAGAAATGCTTTCGAACGAGAAGGATCCGGAAATAATCGTCACTGAAAAGAACCTTATCGTAGTCCGCGACGATAAGGAGATAGAAAGAATCGTAGACGAAGCGATTGCCGCCAATGAAGATGCAGTGCAGAAATATAAATCCGGAAAAGATAGGGCCCTTGGCGCAATCGTCGGTTATATAATGAAAGTTTCCAAGGGTAAAGCGGATCCGAATCTAGTGAATCAAATGCTTTTAGATAAGTTAGGTCCGCTCCCCCCTAAAAGTTAG
- a CDS encoding ParA family protein translates to MKQVLCIANQKGGVGKTTTAVHLAAGLALKGEKVLLLDLDAQNNATSVFPEVQPEPGRDAFLIFSDAVPIKELHLPTRIGGLSLLPSSAKLSQVDVLLAGKLDGFFALKEGLVSVYEDFDRVVIDCPPSLSLITMNAFVAATGLIVPLQVSKFSLDGIEAILEAKSATVKRYNPSLQILGALLTLYQSRTTMSQTVVPMIEEHLRLFEAKIPPSVAVEEAHLLNRTLYEYQSKNKAAKEYVRFTDEVYALG, encoded by the coding sequence GTGAAGCAGGTCCTTTGTATAGCTAATCAAAAAGGGGGAGTAGGGAAGACCACTACAGCCGTTCATCTTGCCGCCGGCCTCGCTTTAAAGGGTGAAAAAGTCTTATTATTGGATTTAGACGCTCAGAACAACGCAACCTCCGTTTTTCCGGAAGTCCAACCGGAACCTGGAAGGGATGCGTTCTTAATCTTTAGCGATGCCGTTCCAATAAAGGAATTACATCTTCCGACACGTATTGGAGGCCTTAGTCTCCTGCCTTCTTCCGCAAAACTTTCACAGGTTGACGTTTTACTCGCCGGTAAGCTTGACGGATTTTTTGCTTTAAAGGAAGGCTTGGTATCGGTCTATGAAGATTTTGACCGCGTTGTTATCGATTGTCCTCCTAGTTTATCTTTAATCACGATGAATGCATTTGTTGCTGCAACAGGATTGATCGTACCGCTCCAAGTATCTAAATTTTCCTTGGATGGAATCGAAGCGATTCTAGAAGCGAAATCTGCGACCGTAAAACGGTATAACCCTTCCCTACAAATTTTGGGCGCTCTTTTAACTCTCTATCAGTCAAGAACTACGATGTCACAAACGGTCGTTCCGATGATCGAAGAACATCTTCGCTTATTCGAAGCGAAGATTCCTCCGTCGGTGGCAGTAGAAGAGGCGCATCTTCTGAATCGGACGCTCTACGAGTATCAATCTAAAAATAAGGCCGCAAAAGAATATGTCCGATTTACGGACGAGGTGTATGCTCTTGGCTAA
- a CDS encoding toxin-antitoxin system YwqK family antitoxin, which produces MNRFYSIVLLSLITTSCNETTRPEGIPVGAKYDKARNVYYLDEPNRQRLYYESGKLYSDCPVDEAKQFHGFCRTYARSEDRTASEGQYEHGAKVGDWVWYFPDGKIYVKQKFGTRPRRPDSIWLGEEGNEEGPYLRYYSDGTLELRGFYKDGQKSELWQKFFKDGELEYSGYYAQGKKVRTWFYYFPNRTKEAVEVFDNDGKFLSRSIYSPGGKKICEVDSKGASCG; this is translated from the coding sequence ATGAATCGCTTCTACTCCATCGTTCTCCTATCCCTCATAACGACTTCCTGCAACGAAACGACTCGACCGGAAGGAATTCCTGTCGGAGCAAAATACGATAAGGCGCGAAACGTTTATTATCTGGATGAACCGAATCGGCAGAGATTATATTATGAAAGTGGAAAATTGTATTCCGATTGTCCGGTTGACGAAGCTAAACAGTTTCACGGTTTTTGCAGAACTTACGCTAGATCGGAGGATCGAACCGCTTCGGAAGGACAGTACGAACACGGGGCAAAAGTCGGGGATTGGGTCTGGTATTTTCCTGACGGAAAGATTTACGTAAAACAAAAATTCGGAACTCGTCCTCGTCGCCCTGATTCGATATGGCTGGGGGAAGAAGGAAATGAGGAAGGTCCGTATCTGAGGTATTACTCGGATGGAACTTTGGAGTTACGGGGATTTTATAAAGACGGCCAAAAATCGGAGCTTTGGCAGAAGTTTTTTAAAGACGGAGAACTGGAATACTCCGGTTATTATGCGCAGGGAAAAAAAGTCAGAACTTGGTTCTATTATTTTCCTAATCGAACGAAAGAAGCGGTGGAAGTTTTCGATAATGACGGAAAGTTTCTCTCTCGTTCGATATATTCTCCTGGTGGGAAAAAGATTTGCGAAGTCGATTCCAAGGGCGCATCTTGCGGTTAA
- a CDS encoding LIC_10230 family protein — protein sequence MKKFSRLHLAYIIPFILLFVCLFQLFLQPTFLDANDTTTMEAMLDGTGREPISGFYFQGGAISQMFLTQKILAELGDNGIPTDSQPEDTIDRMGRILLGQRIQIFFYCFLGLLSVSSFVSLRYKTFFYTFMNRILYVFGIIYSFSILPTLIGAAVRTVGTNFWGVPAILLTLGWIVFLIYMSLTIDQVFSNVEADRFSSLRNLKEDEAEFRTGSKAESETFVNSILHFLGIIALGTMVGNLVYIPLFLLQRNYASQFGVLLLIALLVLSGFYIRNYLRLGKSGDLGKFQNLAIGISYLQLRFVRNILFGTFGLILVVLFIVFIFSLLIMNIGILENLFPAIDGGQNL from the coding sequence ATGAAAAAATTTTCCCGCCTCCATCTTGCCTATATAATCCCCTTCATCTTGTTATTTGTCTGTCTTTTCCAGCTTTTTCTACAACCGACATTTCTGGATGCAAACGACACGACGACTATGGAAGCTATGCTAGACGGAACAGGTCGAGAACCCATATCCGGTTTTTATTTTCAAGGCGGCGCGATTTCGCAAATGTTTTTAACGCAAAAGATTTTGGCGGAATTAGGCGATAACGGAATCCCGACGGATTCTCAACCGGAAGATACGATTGATCGAATGGGAAGGATCCTGTTAGGACAAAGGATTCAAATTTTCTTTTATTGTTTCTTGGGATTACTATCCGTTTCCTCTTTTGTTTCTCTTCGATACAAGACCTTCTTCTATACTTTCATGAATCGAATACTGTATGTGTTCGGTATCATCTATTCCTTTTCAATTCTACCGACATTAATCGGAGCAGCAGTAAGAACTGTAGGAACGAATTTTTGGGGCGTCCCTGCCATTTTATTAACGTTAGGGTGGATCGTATTTCTGATCTATATGTCGCTGACGATAGACCAGGTATTCTCGAACGTCGAAGCTGACCGTTTTTCGTCCTTAAGAAATCTGAAGGAGGATGAGGCCGAGTTTCGAACCGGTAGCAAAGCGGAAAGTGAAACATTCGTAAATTCGATCCTTCACTTTTTAGGAATCATCGCTTTGGGCACGATGGTAGGAAATCTTGTTTATATTCCCCTATTCCTTTTACAAAGGAATTACGCGAGTCAATTCGGAGTTTTACTCTTAATCGCACTTTTGGTGCTTTCCGGATTTTATATTCGAAACTACCTCCGACTGGGTAAAAGCGGGGATTTGGGTAAATTTCAAAACCTCGCGATCGGAATTAGTTATCTACAGTTACGTTTCGTGCGAAATATTCTCTTCGGGACTTTCGGTCTTATTTTAGTCGTGCTATTTATCGTGTTTATCTTCTCGCTTTTGATTATGAATATCGGAATTTTAGAAAACTTGTTTCCAGCCATCGATGGCGGACAAAATCTCTAA
- a CDS encoding ABC transporter permease, producing the protein MNFLFSRTPLVLLLTSRYIRGSRAAGLLSLKSRVSFVVMAVGVSLLIVVLSIFNGFQRQVKESLWQGGSHITIESNSGAGEITDYQKIISWIEKTPELKQRIVSVEGGIQSHGLIQNYNTFYPVIIRAVPVSNVDDLLLTRLPNFPRVVHYNRDELAQMNRENYIVIGKEMEGLYNFSLGRQLTLAVPGGRFSLGKGVEVSVENFRVSGFFKTGNYQFDSRYVYMSLPIAQRFFKLRNSVNQITLKVKSLDDLSYCKRKLLRLFSEPDFEREVEVSSSLSVRTIAEEQENFLAALKLEKTIISIIVFLFIILAALGMVASVYSLVRAKRKSIGVLKALGLPSSDILLIFTLNAMLVGILASLIGGVTGIFLANSLENIINGIEEIMNMLGPDISVLFGAEWSPVELVPKRIYYFDKIPVDIDIAFIFMVTTAATILSGIAGYFPARWAASLNPVDTIRND; encoded by the coding sequence ATGAACTTCCTCTTTTCTCGAACTCCATTGGTTCTTTTGCTTACTTCTCGGTATATTCGCGGTTCTCGTGCAGCCGGTTTATTATCCTTAAAATCCAGAGTTTCTTTCGTGGTGATGGCGGTCGGGGTTTCTCTTTTAATCGTTGTGCTTTCTATTTTCAACGGATTTCAAAGACAGGTGAAAGAATCTTTATGGCAAGGCGGATCGCACATTACGATCGAGAGTAATTCCGGAGCCGGCGAAATTACCGATTACCAGAAAATTATTTCTTGGATAGAAAAGACTCCCGAATTGAAACAAAGAATTGTTTCCGTGGAAGGCGGAATTCAAAGTCACGGATTGATTCAGAACTATAATACTTTTTATCCGGTCATTATCCGAGCAGTTCCCGTATCCAACGTGGACGACCTACTTTTGACCAGATTGCCTAATTTTCCGAGAGTCGTTCATTACAATCGGGATGAATTGGCTCAAATGAATCGTGAAAATTATATCGTCATCGGAAAGGAAATGGAAGGCCTATATAATTTTTCCTTAGGAAGACAACTGACTCTGGCAGTTCCCGGAGGTAGGTTTTCTTTAGGGAAAGGTGTGGAAGTCAGCGTTGAAAACTTTCGCGTTTCAGGTTTTTTTAAAACAGGTAATTATCAATTCGATTCCCGATATGTCTACATGTCGCTACCGATCGCCCAAAGATTTTTTAAATTACGCAATTCTGTTAACCAAATTACGTTAAAAGTAAAGTCGCTCGACGACTTAAGTTATTGTAAACGTAAGCTTTTACGCTTATTTTCTGAACCCGATTTTGAAAGAGAAGTGGAAGTTTCCTCATCGTTATCGGTAAGGACTATCGCAGAGGAGCAGGAAAACTTCCTCGCCGCTCTTAAATTAGAAAAAACGATTATCTCGATCATTGTTTTCTTATTTATAATCCTTGCGGCCTTGGGAATGGTCGCTTCCGTTTATTCGTTAGTCCGCGCTAAACGTAAATCGATAGGCGTTTTAAAGGCATTAGGATTGCCTTCCTCGGATATATTATTGATTTTTACTTTGAATGCGATGTTGGTCGGCATTTTGGCATCTTTGATCGGAGGAGTAACCGGTATCTTTCTCGCAAATTCTCTAGAAAACATTATTAATGGAATAGAGGAAATCATGAATATGTTAGGACCGGATATATCGGTTTTATTCGGAGCCGAGTGGAGTCCGGTAGAGCTGGTGCCAAAACGCATCTATTATTTCGACAAAATACCCGTCGATATAGACATCGCCTTCATCTTTATGGTAACGACCGCCGCTACCATTTTATCCGGAATCGCGGGATACTTTCCGGCTCGTTGGGCAGCTAGTCTTAATCCAGTGGACACGATAAGGAACGACTAA
- a CDS encoding ABC transporter ATP-binding protein, which yields MSLIKIRNLVKTYHVLEKEFTILDRLDMDVEEGQIFSIEGKSGIGKSTLLNILGAMDGFDSGEVEVCGISLGNLDEKGKEAFRAEKIAFIFQHHLLLPDFSALENVAIPLLIRGVSPTRAQEDAMAMLDKVGLKERYESFPSQLSGGESARVGVARALVAGKKLILADEPTGNLDRENSRNLMGLIQELQKDLRFGLILVTHDMELAALAHKRNQIYQGKLHPAHIPQTV from the coding sequence TTGAGTCTTATTAAAATCAGAAACCTCGTCAAAACGTACCATGTGTTGGAGAAAGAATTCACCATCTTGGATCGTTTGGACATGGACGTAGAAGAAGGTCAGATTTTTTCCATTGAAGGGAAGTCCGGAATCGGTAAATCGACTCTGCTGAATATTCTTGGCGCAATGGACGGATTCGATTCCGGCGAAGTCGAGGTTTGTGGAATTTCTCTCGGTAACCTGGACGAAAAAGGAAAGGAAGCGTTTCGAGCGGAGAAAATCGCATTCATTTTTCAACATCACCTTCTTTTACCCGATTTTTCGGCATTGGAAAACGTTGCGATTCCTCTATTAATTCGCGGTGTCTCTCCTACGAGGGCACAGGAGGATGCTATGGCAATGTTAGATAAGGTCGGATTGAAAGAAAGATACGAGAGCTTTCCATCCCAACTTTCGGGAGGAGAAAGCGCTCGTGTGGGGGTCGCAAGGGCGCTCGTAGCCGGGAAAAAATTGATTCTAGCGGACGAGCCCACCGGAAATCTAGATCGGGAAAATTCACGAAATTTAATGGGCCTGATTCAGGAATTGCAAAAGGATTTAAGATTCGGACTGATTTTAGTGACGCACGATATGGAACTCGCAGCGCTCGCGCATAAGCGAAATCAAATTTATCAAGGGAAGCTGCATCCGGCGCATATTCCTCAGACTGTTTAA
- a CDS encoding ATP--guanido phosphotransferase, with protein MRDCVYCGISYGDWKERGRIGCANCISVIGDEYSTFVPRQSESDWEPPLGFPLRDEWFQFNASSFLEKMRKVDAYSLPFSYRFRVARNPKRSVYPLRSKILPAMFLEEWFSSQNIQNQANLDFFSETQIAKKGSDSTKCLRISWNGGTLLLGDEDHLRWEYITNSLYDLAMILVSPFLKAFWDPERFDYIDGIGFLTSCPTNAGEGDKLSIALPDLFTQTGALAGFRLPTDWGFYREDLKDRLIIFRKNFGLKRKNSFFNLVSYLALLVILGKEAGKASFPP; from the coding sequence ATGAGAGATTGTGTCTATTGCGGTATATCCTATGGAGATTGGAAAGAACGCGGTAGAATCGGCTGTGCAAATTGCATTTCCGTTATTGGTGACGAATATTCGACTTTCGTTCCTCGCCAAAGCGAATCGGACTGGGAACCTCCGCTCGGCTTCCCGCTGCGCGATGAGTGGTTCCAATTTAATGCCTCCTCCTTTTTGGAGAAGATGAGAAAAGTAGACGCCTATTCTCTTCCGTTTTCCTACCGGTTTCGAGTTGCGAGAAATCCAAAGCGGTCCGTCTACCCCCTTCGATCTAAAATTCTCCCGGCAATGTTTTTAGAAGAATGGTTTTCTTCCCAAAATATTCAAAACCAAGCGAATCTGGACTTTTTTTCTGAAACACAGATCGCAAAAAAGGGGTCAGACAGTACAAAATGTTTGAGAATTTCCTGGAATGGCGGGACTTTACTCCTGGGGGACGAGGATCATCTTCGTTGGGAATATATAACTAATTCTCTTTACGACTTGGCAATGATCCTAGTGTCGCCCTTTCTAAAAGCATTTTGGGATCCGGAACGGTTCGACTATATAGATGGAATAGGATTTCTCACTTCCTGCCCTACAAATGCCGGAGAGGGAGACAAACTTTCCATCGCTTTGCCTGATTTGTTTACGCAAACAGGAGCGTTGGCGGGTTTTCGATTACCCACCGATTGGGGGTTTTATCGGGAAGATCTAAAGGATAGATTGATCATTTTCCGGAAAAATTTCGGACTAAAACGAAAAAATTCCTTTTTCAATTTAGTTTCATATTTAGCCTTACTAGTAATATTAGGAAAAGAAGCAGGAAAAGCTTCGTTTCCCCCGTAA